A window of Salmo trutta chromosome 5, fSalTru1.1, whole genome shotgun sequence contains these coding sequences:
- the vent gene encoding ventral expressed homeobox, protein MNELATKDDYTPSSPNNSCGYTTDSESEVGDDSEGEYALHRRMRTKFTSDQICRLERTFNKHKYLGTTQRRKIAEKMKLSETQVKTWFQNRRMKLKREVQDLRPEFFSPPASLLPPLVYAARSFQHQALGGQLPTFAQRTQALCPHHIQRVPLQQMIHGKPIHPMMLAQCYY, encoded by the exons ATGAACGAGCTTGCTACTAAAGACGACTACACTCCATCATCTCCAAACA ATAGCTGTGGCTACACGACGGACTCTGAGAGCGAGGTGGGGGACGATAGCGAGGGCGAGTATGCACTACACCGCAGGATGAGAACCAAGTTCACCTCTGATCAGATCTGCAGACTAGAACGAACCTTCAACAAACACAAATACCTCGGTACAACTCAGAGGAGAAAGATTGCTGAGAAAATGAAGCTCTCTGAAACTCAG GTGAAAACATGGTTTCAAAACAGAAGGATGAAGCTGAAACGCGAGGTCCAAGACCTGCGACCAGAATTCTTTTCTCCTCCAGCATCTCTACTGCCACCACTGGTCTACGCCGCTCGGTCATTTCAGCACCAAGCGCTTGGTGGACAGCTCCCAACCTTCGCCCAGAGAACACAAGCGCTCTGCCCGCATCACATTCAGAGAGTCCCCTTGCAACAGATGATTCATGGAAAACCAATTCACCCCATGATGTTGGCGCAGTGTTACTACTGA
- the LOC115193962 gene encoding heparan sulfate glucosamine 3-O-sulfotransferase 1 isoform X1: MLNGRRRQPLRSLFLLVLQTYAAPSEFVQSLDLGPGLTANVTLSPPPGTSKHAPHSIIIGVRKGGTRALLEMLDIHPEVAAAATEVHFFDWDENYARGFDWYRELMPYSYPHQITVEKTPGYFTSSLAPERIRAMNSSIKLLLILRDPTERVISDYTQVYFNRLENHKPVQAIENLLVRSGALNTRYKAIQRSFYDVHMRNWLRHFPLEQIHIVDGDTLIRDPLPELQKVERFLNLPSRIMSSNFYFNQTKGFYCIRSEGRERCLHESKGRPHPAVNSTVLQQLRSYLREHNRNFYRLVKRSFDWQ, translated from the exons ATGCTCAATGGCAGACGAAGACAGCCGCTCCGTTCAT TGTTCCTCCTGGTTCTCCAGACTTATGCTGCCCCATCAGAGTTTGTTCAGAGTCTGGATCTGGGCCCTGGGCTCACTGCCAATGTCACTCTGTCTCCACCCCCGGGGACAAGCAAACATGCCCCCCACAGCATCATCATTGGGGTGCGCAAGGGGGGGACACGCGCCCTGCTGGAGATGCTAGATATCCACCCTGAGGTCGCTGCCGCCGCCACAGAGGTGCACTTCTTCGACTGGGATGAGAACTACGCCAGGGGCTTTGACTGGTACCGTGAGCTGATGCCATATTCCTACCCGCACCAGATCACAGTGGAGAAGACGCCAGGCTATTTCACCTCTTCCTTGGCGCCGGAACGCATCCGTGCCATGAATTCCTCCATCAAGCTGCTGCTGATCCTGCGGGACCCAACTGAACGCGTCATCTCGGACTACACCCAGGTCTACTTCAACCGCCTGGAGAACCACAAGCCAGTGCAGGCCATTGAGAATCTGCTGGTGCGCAGCGGAGCTCTCAACACCCGCTACAAGGCCATCCAGCGTAGCTTCTATGACGTGCATATGCGGAACTGGCTGCGCCACTTCCCTCTGGAGCAGATCCACATCGTTGATGGGGACACTTTGATCCGGGACCCCCTTCCCGAGCTGCAGAAAGTAGAGCGTTTCCTCAACCTGCCCTCCAGGATCATGTCGTCCAACTTCTACTTCAACCAGACCAAGGGGTTCTACTGCATCCGGAGTGAGGGGCGAGAACGCTGCCTGCACGAGTCCAAAGGGCGTCCCCACCCGGCCGTCAACAGTACCGTGCTGCAACAGCTACGCTCCTACCTCCGGGAGCACAATCGTAACTTCTACCGGCTGGTGAAGCGCTCCTTTGACTGGCAGTAA
- the LOC115193962 gene encoding heparan sulfate glucosamine 3-O-sulfotransferase 1 isoform X2, producing MACLLVSVFLLVLQTYAAPSEFVQSLDLGPGLTANVTLSPPPGTSKHAPHSIIIGVRKGGTRALLEMLDIHPEVAAAATEVHFFDWDENYARGFDWYRELMPYSYPHQITVEKTPGYFTSSLAPERIRAMNSSIKLLLILRDPTERVISDYTQVYFNRLENHKPVQAIENLLVRSGALNTRYKAIQRSFYDVHMRNWLRHFPLEQIHIVDGDTLIRDPLPELQKVERFLNLPSRIMSSNFYFNQTKGFYCIRSEGRERCLHESKGRPHPAVNSTVLQQLRSYLREHNRNFYRLVKRSFDWQ from the coding sequence ATGGCCTGCTTGTTGGTGTCAGTGTTCCTCCTGGTTCTCCAGACTTATGCTGCCCCATCAGAGTTTGTTCAGAGTCTGGATCTGGGCCCTGGGCTCACTGCCAATGTCACTCTGTCTCCACCCCCGGGGACAAGCAAACATGCCCCCCACAGCATCATCATTGGGGTGCGCAAGGGGGGGACACGCGCCCTGCTGGAGATGCTAGATATCCACCCTGAGGTCGCTGCCGCCGCCACAGAGGTGCACTTCTTCGACTGGGATGAGAACTACGCCAGGGGCTTTGACTGGTACCGTGAGCTGATGCCATATTCCTACCCGCACCAGATCACAGTGGAGAAGACGCCAGGCTATTTCACCTCTTCCTTGGCGCCGGAACGCATCCGTGCCATGAATTCCTCCATCAAGCTGCTGCTGATCCTGCGGGACCCAACTGAACGCGTCATCTCGGACTACACCCAGGTCTACTTCAACCGCCTGGAGAACCACAAGCCAGTGCAGGCCATTGAGAATCTGCTGGTGCGCAGCGGAGCTCTCAACACCCGCTACAAGGCCATCCAGCGTAGCTTCTATGACGTGCATATGCGGAACTGGCTGCGCCACTTCCCTCTGGAGCAGATCCACATCGTTGATGGGGACACTTTGATCCGGGACCCCCTTCCCGAGCTGCAGAAAGTAGAGCGTTTCCTCAACCTGCCCTCCAGGATCATGTCGTCCAACTTCTACTTCAACCAGACCAAGGGGTTCTACTGCATCCGGAGTGAGGGGCGAGAACGCTGCCTGCACGAGTCCAAAGGGCGTCCCCACCCGGCCGTCAACAGTACCGTGCTGCAACAGCTACGCTCCTACCTCCGGGAGCACAATCGTAACTTCTACCGGCTGGTGAAGCGCTCCTTTGACTGGCAGTAA